The following are encoded together in the Xanthobacter autotrophicus Py2 genome:
- a CDS encoding ABC-2 type transporter (PFAM: ABC-2 type transporter~KEGG: bra:BRADO6504 putative ABC transporter (permease protein)) — protein MMIAIVRAMVLTLMRDRGALLMTFVLPPVLFVLFAAVFAGTGGEASSIKVAAARATDAPAARMLLDALARAPDVHLTPVVPEDVALRVADGRADVGLIVRGDVAAATDKPPLVIITDAGRNVAAALLAARVQRVFTEELPGLAMRRVAGQIEVLVGPFSAEQKARLDDSVSRAPELVAQGGADLMERQPLASRRAEPGVSYYAGAIAMLFLLFAAVQGAASLVDERRSGVFDRIVMSRGGVLALVGGKLFFLILQGLALAAVLFAVAQIVYGVHVIQHLGIVALVATAASAAAAGIALPLAAVARTRHQAQTLSTFAVLLLSAVGGSMVPRFLMPEWLQNLGVLTPTAWGIEAFQGALWRGDGLGDLALSLAILLAYGAVGAGFTLWLIRRQVRLA, from the coding sequence ATGATGATCGCCATCGTCCGGGCCATGGTGCTCACTCTGATGCGCGACCGCGGCGCGCTGCTGATGACCTTCGTCCTGCCGCCGGTGCTGTTCGTGCTGTTCGCGGCGGTGTTCGCCGGCACCGGCGGTGAGGCGTCCAGCATCAAGGTCGCAGCCGCACGGGCCACCGATGCCCCCGCCGCCCGGATGCTGCTCGACGCCCTCGCCCGCGCACCGGATGTCCACCTGACACCGGTGGTCCCCGAAGATGTGGCCTTGCGCGTGGCGGACGGGCGCGCCGACGTGGGCCTGATCGTACGCGGGGACGTAGCCGCCGCCACCGACAAGCCGCCGCTGGTGATCATCACCGACGCCGGCCGCAACGTGGCGGCAGCGCTGCTCGCCGCCCGCGTCCAGCGCGTATTCACCGAGGAATTGCCAGGCCTCGCCATGCGGCGGGTGGCAGGGCAGATCGAGGTGCTGGTGGGGCCGTTCTCCGCCGAGCAGAAAGCGCGGCTCGACGATTCGGTGTCGCGCGCACCGGAGCTGGTGGCCCAGGGCGGCGCCGATCTGATGGAGCGCCAGCCCCTCGCCAGTCGCCGGGCAGAGCCGGGGGTGAGCTATTATGCCGGCGCCATCGCCATGCTGTTCCTGCTGTTCGCGGCGGTACAGGGGGCCGCGAGCCTGGTGGATGAACGCCGCTCGGGGGTGTTCGACCGCATTGTCATGAGCCGGGGCGGCGTGCTGGCGCTGGTGGGCGGCAAGCTGTTCTTCCTGATCCTGCAGGGGCTGGCGCTCGCCGCCGTGCTGTTCGCGGTGGCGCAGATCGTCTATGGCGTGCACGTCATCCAGCATCTGGGCATCGTCGCTCTGGTGGCAACGGCGGCCTCGGCGGCGGCGGCGGGCATCGCCTTGCCGCTGGCGGCCGTGGCGCGCACCCGCCATCAGGCACAGACCCTCTCCACCTTCGCAGTGCTGCTGCTCTCAGCGGTTGGTGGCAGCATGGTGCCCCGCTTCCTGATGCCGGAATGGCTCCAGAACCTCGGCGTGCTGACGCCCACCGCCTGGGGCATCGAGGCGTTCCAGGGCGCGCTGTGGCGCGGCGACGGCCTCGGCGATCTCGCCTTGTCCCTCGCCATCTTGCTCGCCTATGGCGCGGTCGGGGCGGGCTTCACCCTGTGGCTGATCCGCCGGCAGGTGCGGCTGGCCTGA
- a CDS encoding protein of unknown function DUF1194 (PFAM: protein of unknown function DUF1194~KEGG: bja:blr2641 hypothetical protein) — MFSRRFWSRSPASGSLVLGLAFLVLAGIASARAGNSGMDVDLELVLAVDVSYSMDTEEQALQREGYASAVVSREFLDALRLGPSGRIAVEYVEWAGDGEQKVVVDWRIIDGPQTAKAFADAVLGAPLRRVYRTSISSALLFSADQFDLNGYKGLRRVIDVSGDGVNNQGPPVALARDAVVQRGITVNGLPLLLKRGASSALDVPELDAYYEDCVIGGPGAFVIPVQHTEEFARAIKTKLVMEVAGVVPPPGPGLVQRAAAKEPRVSCTIGEKIWMDHWAN, encoded by the coding sequence ATGTTTTCGCGCCGCTTCTGGTCCCGGTCCCCGGCTTCAGGCAGCCTCGTTCTGGGTCTCGCGTTTCTCGTCCTTGCCGGCATCGCGTCGGCCCGCGCCGGCAACAGCGGTATGGACGTGGATCTCGAACTCGTCCTCGCCGTCGACGTTTCCTATTCCATGGATACGGAAGAGCAGGCCCTCCAGCGCGAGGGCTATGCCTCGGCGGTAGTTTCCCGCGAATTCCTCGATGCCCTTCGCCTCGGCCCTTCGGGTCGCATCGCGGTGGAATATGTGGAATGGGCCGGCGACGGCGAGCAGAAGGTGGTGGTGGACTGGCGCATCATCGACGGCCCGCAGACCGCCAAGGCCTTCGCCGATGCGGTGCTGGGCGCGCCGCTGCGGCGGGTGTACCGCACCTCCATATCGAGCGCCCTTCTGTTCAGCGCTGACCAGTTCGACCTCAACGGCTACAAGGGCTTGCGGCGCGTCATCGACGTGTCCGGCGACGGCGTGAACAATCAGGGCCCGCCGGTGGCCCTGGCGCGCGATGCCGTGGTGCAGCGGGGCATCACCGTGAACGGCCTGCCGTTGCTGCTGAAGCGCGGCGCCTCCTCCGCCCTCGATGTGCCGGAGCTGGATGCCTATTATGAGGATTGCGTCATCGGCGGCCCGGGCGCTTTCGTCATTCCGGTGCAGCATACGGAAGAGTTTGCCCGCGCCATCAAGACCAAGCTGGTGATGGAGGTGGCCGGCGTGGTGCCGCCGCCCGGCCCCGGCCTCGTCCAGCGCGCGGCCGCGAAGGAACCACGGGTATCCTGCACCATCGGCGAGAAGATCTGGATGGATCACTGGGCCAATTGA
- a CDS encoding isopentenyl-diphosphate delta-isomerase, type 2 (TIGRFAM: isopentenyl-diphosphate delta-isomerase, type 2~PFAM: ferredoxin-dependent glutamate synthase~KEGG: psa:PST_3876 isopentenyl-diphosphate delta-isomerase) yields MDESGAGRRKEDHIDIVLAGGRVASRLDAGFDRVRFVHCALPELDLDAIDLSTRFLGRPLKAPFLISAMTGGPARAESINAHLAEAAQALGIALGVGSQRIAIEDGSAGGLGADLRRRAPDIALFANLGAAQLLAARGLDAARRAVEMIGADVLVIHLNPLQEAIQQGGDRDWRGVFDRIGSLCVSLSAPVVVKEVGFGLSGAVARRLADCGVAALDVAGAGGTNWALVEGERGTGRSRAVATAFADWGIPTAQAVVEVRAACPDLPLIASGGVRHGVDAAKAIRLGADLVGQAAGTLKAAITSTEAVVEHFSQMTDQLRIACFATGAADLDALRRVPLATMD; encoded by the coding sequence ATGGACGAAAGCGGCGCGGGTCGGCGCAAGGAAGACCATATCGACATCGTGCTCGCGGGCGGGCGTGTGGCCTCGCGCTTGGATGCGGGCTTTGACCGGGTGCGCTTCGTCCATTGCGCGTTGCCGGAACTCGACCTCGACGCCATCGACCTTTCGACGCGCTTTCTCGGCCGCCCCCTGAAGGCGCCCTTCCTCATCTCCGCCATGACCGGTGGGCCGGCGCGGGCGGAATCCATCAATGCCCATCTGGCCGAGGCCGCGCAGGCGCTGGGCATCGCGCTGGGCGTCGGCTCCCAGCGCATCGCAATCGAGGACGGTTCGGCCGGAGGCCTCGGTGCGGACCTGCGGCGGCGGGCGCCGGACATCGCGCTGTTCGCCAATCTCGGTGCCGCCCAGCTTCTGGCCGCGAGGGGGCTGGATGCCGCCCGCCGCGCTGTGGAGATGATCGGGGCGGATGTCCTCGTCATCCACCTCAACCCGTTGCAGGAGGCGATCCAGCAGGGTGGCGACCGGGACTGGCGCGGCGTGTTTGACCGTATCGGCTCGCTCTGCGTCAGCCTGTCCGCGCCGGTAGTGGTGAAGGAGGTGGGCTTCGGCCTGTCCGGCGCCGTGGCGCGGCGGCTGGCGGACTGCGGGGTTGCGGCGCTGGACGTGGCCGGGGCAGGGGGCACCAATTGGGCGCTGGTGGAGGGCGAGCGCGGCACCGGGCGCAGCCGCGCCGTCGCCACCGCCTTCGCCGACTGGGGCATTCCCACCGCCCAGGCGGTAGTCGAGGTGCGGGCGGCCTGCCCGGACCTTCCCCTCATCGCCTCCGGTGGCGTGCGGCACGGGGTGGATGCAGCCAAGGCCATCCGGCTCGGCGCCGACCTCGTGGGTCAGGCGGCGGGCACCCTCAAGGCTGCCATCACCTCAACCGAGGCGGTGGTGGAGCATTTTTCGCAGATGACGGACCAACTGCGCATCGCCTGCTTCGCCACCGGGGCGGCGGACCTTGACGCGCTGCGCCGTGTGCCGCTCGCCACGATGGATTGA
- a CDS encoding 3,4-dihydroxy-2-butanone 4-phosphate synthase (TIGRFAM: 3,4-dihydroxy-2-butanone 4-phosphate synthase~PFAM: 34-dihydroxy-2-butanone 4-phosphate synthase; GTP cyclohydrolase II~KEGG: mes:Meso_0731 3,4-dihydroxy-2-butanone 4-phosphate synthase): MKLAEWLSATGTKRSAFAKQVGMSPASVTALCNDDRAWISRETAEKIAQATGHEVTPNDFLGLPAPSIRGLAVTDNTQARVQSAIEAFARGEIVVVTDDDDRENEGDLILAASLATPEKMAFVIRNTSGIVCTPLPPSEAKRLRLDPMVSNNDAPMGTAFTISIDVKHGTTTGISAEERTNTVRALANPNMGAADFVRPGHVFPLIAKEGGVLMRSGHTEAAVDLCRLAGVPPVGVIAELVNDDGTVQRGPQVTAFSEKHGLTRISVADLISYRQAREKLVTRAAEFPVPTCVGELQGFSYVTPFDPVNHLALVKGRIGDGEKVLVRLHRADPIADAFGGGKTIQRALERIEAEGRGVLVYLRDGTAGVPAVAMGHGGEKSSSEIERDRHWREVGLGAQILRDLGIVSIRLLASKSRTYVGLAGFGIEIVDTEPLDA, from the coding sequence ATGAAGCTCGCGGAATGGCTTTCAGCGACCGGAACGAAGCGTAGCGCCTTTGCGAAGCAGGTGGGCATGTCGCCTGCCAGCGTCACGGCCCTGTGCAACGACGACCGCGCCTGGATTTCCCGCGAGACCGCCGAGAAGATCGCGCAGGCCACGGGACACGAGGTCACGCCGAACGATTTCCTCGGGCTTCCCGCGCCCAGTATCCGAGGTTTAGCCGTGACCGATAATACCCAGGCCCGCGTCCAGTCCGCCATCGAAGCGTTCGCGCGGGGAGAGATCGTGGTCGTCACCGACGACGATGATCGCGAGAACGAAGGCGATCTCATCCTCGCCGCTTCCCTCGCCACGCCGGAGAAGATGGCTTTCGTCATCCGCAACACCTCCGGCATCGTCTGCACGCCCCTGCCCCCGTCCGAGGCCAAGCGGCTGCGGCTCGATCCCATGGTGTCGAACAACGATGCGCCCATGGGCACCGCCTTCACCATCTCCATTGACGTGAAGCACGGCACTACGACCGGCATCTCGGCAGAAGAGCGCACCAACACCGTGCGGGCGCTGGCCAATCCCAACATGGGCGCGGCCGATTTCGTGCGGCCGGGCCACGTGTTCCCGCTCATCGCCAAGGAAGGCGGCGTGCTCATGCGCTCGGGCCACACCGAGGCGGCCGTGGACCTGTGCCGGCTCGCGGGCGTGCCGCCGGTGGGCGTCATCGCCGAACTGGTGAACGACGACGGCACCGTGCAGCGCGGCCCGCAGGTCACCGCCTTTTCCGAGAAGCACGGCCTCACCCGCATCTCGGTGGCGGACCTCATCTCCTACCGGCAGGCCCGCGAGAAGCTGGTGACGCGTGCGGCGGAATTTCCCGTGCCCACCTGCGTCGGCGAGCTGCAGGGCTTTTCCTATGTGACGCCGTTTGATCCGGTGAACCACCTGGCGCTGGTCAAGGGCCGCATCGGCGACGGCGAGAAGGTGCTGGTGCGCCTGCACCGCGCCGATCCCATCGCCGACGCCTTCGGCGGCGGCAAGACCATCCAGCGGGCGCTGGAGCGCATCGAGGCGGAAGGCCGCGGCGTGCTGGTCTATCTGCGCGACGGCACCGCCGGCGTGCCCGCCGTCGCCATGGGCCATGGCGGGGAAAAGTCGTCCAGCGAGATCGAGCGTGACCGCCACTGGCGTGAGGTCGGCCTCGGCGCCCAGATCCTGCGCGACCTCGGCATCGTCTCGATTCGCCTGCTGGCCTCCAAGTCCCGCACCTATGTGGGCCTCGCCGGCTTCGGCATCGAGATTGTGGACACCGAGCCCCTCGACGCCTGA
- a CDS encoding PRC-barrel domain protein (PFAM: PRC-barrel domain protein~KEGG: ret:RHE_CH00479 hypothetical protein) — translation MQTNVQNPNIKETPSLVASDMVVGTSVYDPQDQKIGSVERLILEKSSGRVSYAVLSFGGFLGIGEDYYPVPWQTLTYDEAVGGFRVNLSREQIENAPKYNPSDEYDWSPDNGRRVSDYYGVPPFSTTAM, via the coding sequence ATGCAGACCAACGTGCAGAACCCCAACATCAAGGAAACCCCCAGCCTCGTCGCTAGCGACATGGTGGTGGGGACCTCTGTCTACGATCCGCAGGACCAGAAGATCGGTTCGGTCGAGCGGCTGATTCTGGAAAAGAGCAGCGGCCGGGTGTCCTACGCCGTGCTCAGCTTCGGCGGCTTCCTCGGCATCGGCGAGGATTATTATCCCGTGCCGTGGCAGACCCTCACCTATGACGAAGCGGTCGGCGGCTTCCGGGTGAACCTCTCGCGCGAGCAGATCGAAAACGCGCCGAAATACAATCCGTCCGACGAATACGACTGGAGCCCGGACAACGGGCGGCGGGTGTCGGATTATTATGGCGTACCGCCCTTCAGCACGACCGCCATGTGA
- a CDS encoding ABC transporter related (PFAM: ABC transporter related~SMART: AAA ATPase~KEGG: bra:BRADO6503 putative ABC transporter (ATP-binding protein)) produces the protein MSAASRYDLQVEDPAPALTPAPPLAISGLHVGYGARAVLAGVDLVVPEGTVTALTGPNGAGKTTLVRAICGRIAPRAGTVTVCGVPAAEGAARARIGLAPQDIALYRSLTISENLEVFASLAGVPGAAVPSCVANVMVRTGVADRRNERIDRLSGGWQRRANVAAALVGDPRLLVLDEPTVGVDAPARAELAALVRSLAGEGLGILLVTHDFSFAEDVADRVAILKDGRVALEGELGALVAAHFPNQRRVEATFAAPPTLAGRQVLAAHGLHPSPDEIAFSGVVADTPAAAGDLIAALKGAGLVPRTLSLQAAGLDALYASVTRKPSP, from the coding sequence GTGAGCGCCGCGTCCCGATACGACCTCCAGGTGGAAGACCCGGCCCCGGCACTCACACCGGCCCCGCCCCTCGCCATCTCGGGCCTTCACGTGGGCTATGGCGCGCGCGCGGTGCTGGCGGGGGTCGATCTGGTCGTGCCCGAAGGTACGGTGACCGCGCTGACCGGCCCCAATGGCGCGGGCAAGACCACCCTGGTGCGCGCCATCTGCGGCCGCATCGCTCCCCGCGCCGGGACGGTGACGGTGTGCGGTGTTCCGGCGGCGGAAGGTGCCGCCCGCGCCCGCATCGGCCTCGCCCCGCAGGATATCGCGCTCTATCGCAGCCTGACCATTTCCGAGAATCTGGAGGTGTTCGCCAGCCTTGCCGGCGTGCCGGGGGCCGCTGTGCCCAGTTGCGTCGCCAACGTGATGGTGCGCACCGGCGTCGCCGATCGCCGCAACGAGCGCATCGACCGCTTGTCCGGCGGCTGGCAGCGCCGGGCGAACGTCGCCGCCGCTTTGGTGGGCGACCCGCGCCTGCTGGTGCTCGACGAGCCCACCGTGGGGGTGGACGCCCCCGCCCGTGCGGAACTGGCGGCTCTGGTGCGCAGCCTTGCGGGGGAAGGGCTCGGCATCCTCCTCGTCACCCACGATTTCAGCTTCGCCGAGGACGTAGCCGACCGCGTCGCCATCCTGAAGGACGGGCGGGTGGCCTTGGAAGGCGAGCTCGGCGCGCTGGTCGCCGCGCACTTTCCCAACCAGCGCCGGGTGGAGGCGACCTTCGCCGCCCCGCCCACGCTTGCCGGCCGGCAGGTGCTCGCCGCCCATGGCCTTCACCCCTCGCCGGACGAAATCGCCTTCAGCGGCGTGGTGGCGGATACGCCGGCCGCGGCGGGCGATCTCATCGCGGCCCTGAAGGGGGCAGGGCTGGTGCCCCGCACCCTGTCGCTCCAGGCCGCCGGGCTCGATGCGCTCTACGCCTCCGTCACCCGGAAGCCGTCCCCATGA
- a CDS encoding Polyprenyl synthetase (PFAM: Polyprenyl synthetase~KEGG: psa:PST_3877 geranylgeranyl pyrophosphate synthetase), whose protein sequence is MQELEEPATAAFPPRSRDLSFLRAVIDRRLGLLVPPAASHPAVLHAAMRHILLSPGKRLRPLLTLAAAIQLNASEHAVLDFGCALEMIHASSLIVDDLPCMDDAAMRRAQPTTHVQYGEDVAVLASIGLLSRAFGVAAAAPGVSERARLEAVAILSMAVGSLGLCGGQYDDLRPSPGRSLSATEDVNRRKTGVLFSAAVEIAGHVAAADETQMGHLKALAGHVGRAYQILDDILDASASSASLGKDVGKDAHKATVIASLGAPRARKLLSEHLAGALATSQELGPNTEGQEPLRDFMTAAFGELMGPLAP, encoded by the coding sequence GTGCAGGAGCTGGAAGAGCCGGCAACCGCCGCCTTCCCGCCGCGCTCGCGCGACCTATCCTTCCTGCGGGCGGTGATCGATCGCCGGCTCGGCCTGCTGGTGCCGCCCGCCGCGTCCCACCCGGCCGTGCTGCATGCCGCCATGCGGCACATCCTGCTCTCGCCCGGCAAACGGCTGCGACCCCTTCTCACCCTTGCCGCCGCGATCCAGCTCAACGCCTCCGAGCATGCGGTGCTGGATTTTGGCTGCGCGCTGGAGATGATCCACGCCTCCTCGCTGATCGTGGACGACCTCCCGTGCATGGACGACGCCGCCATGCGCCGCGCCCAGCCCACCACCCATGTGCAGTACGGCGAGGATGTCGCGGTGCTGGCCTCCATTGGCCTTTTGTCGCGCGCCTTCGGGGTGGCGGCGGCAGCGCCGGGGGTGAGCGAGCGTGCGCGCCTAGAAGCGGTCGCCATCCTCTCCATGGCGGTGGGCTCGCTGGGCCTGTGCGGCGGCCAGTATGATGACCTGCGCCCGAGCCCCGGCCGCAGCCTGTCCGCTACCGAGGACGTGAACCGCCGCAAGACCGGCGTGCTGTTCTCGGCCGCTGTGGAGATCGCCGGCCATGTGGCGGCCGCCGACGAGACCCAGATGGGCCACCTGAAGGCCCTGGCCGGCCATGTCGGCCGCGCATATCAGATCCTCGACGACATTCTGGATGCCTCCGCCTCTTCCGCCAGCCTCGGCAAGGACGTGGGCAAGGATGCCCACAAGGCCACCGTCATCGCCTCCCTCGGCGCGCCGCGCGCGCGCAAGCTCCTGTCCGAGCACCTGGCGGGCGCCCTTGCCACCTCTCAGGAGCTGGGACCCAACACGGAAGGCCAGGAGCCCCTGCGCGATTTCATGACCGCCGCCTTCGGCGAACTGATGGGGCCGCTGGCGCCGTGA